The following are from one region of the Synechococcus sp. CBW1108 genome:
- a CDS encoding restriction endonuclease: MTTFLKVTALGPNAKQLLDLARPLKQSDLTGFEQWKEHHVEKLTKSQAQQEVSSEINTEDSTPEDLIEAGVRMIKEQLVSDLLEQMRKMDPHDFESLVLDVLAAMGYGGGSRIAMQGVPRGPDGGIDGKINEDKLGLDQIYMQAKRYAENSVSSEKVQAFVGAMTSGGCRKGVFVTTSRFTADAIKIAEGIRDPRLVLVDGERLAELMIEHGVGVQTKEIIRISNA, translated from the coding sequence GTGACAACTTTCCTGAAAGTCACCGCCTTAGGACCCAATGCCAAGCAATTGCTGGATCTTGCAAGACCACTCAAGCAATCTGACTTAACCGGCTTTGAGCAATGGAAGGAACACCATGTTGAAAAGCTAACCAAATCCCAAGCGCAGCAAGAAGTCAGCAGTGAAATCAATACTGAAGACAGCACTCCAGAAGACTTAATCGAGGCCGGAGTCCGGATGATCAAGGAGCAGCTGGTGTCTGACCTTCTTGAACAGATGCGCAAGATGGACCCACATGACTTTGAGAGCCTTGTCCTCGATGTCCTGGCTGCCATGGGCTATGGAGGTGGCTCTCGGATCGCCATGCAAGGTGTTCCAAGAGGCCCAGATGGCGGGATCGACGGCAAAATCAATGAGGACAAGCTTGGCCTTGATCAGATTTACATGCAGGCCAAGCGCTACGCGGAGAACTCTGTCTCAAGTGAAAAGGTTCAGGCCTTTGTTGGGGCGATGACCTCTGGCGGCTGCAGAAAAGGAGTGTTTGTCACAACCAGCCGCTTTACAGCTGATGCGATCAAGATTGCGGAGGGCATCAGGGATCCACGTCTTGTCTTGGTGGATGGCGAGCGACTCGCAGAGCTCATGATTGAGCACGGAGTTGGCGTGCAGACCAAAGAAATCATCCGCATTTCCAATGCTTGA
- the brxL gene encoding BREX system Lon protease-like protein BrxL: MAPEAPSPLDQKILEHFPGLVVRKDLTTELKQNAVVPTYVLEYLLGQHCATDDPAQISEGLESVRRILAKHYVHRNQAELVKSTIKERGTHKVIDKLTVELNEKGGFYEVEFTNLGLKKVPIDVDFIKRYPKLLVGGIWAITDVEYELPADPKASPWQISSVKPIQVAGVDQEEFLAARAKFSTDEWMDVLMQSVGFNPEPFTRRGKLLTLIRLIPFCERNYNLLELGPKGTGKSHVYAEFSPHGMLISGSEVTAPKLFVSNANGKIGLVGYWDCICFDEFAGKDKKVDKTLVDIMKNYMANRTFSRGIEQLTAEASMVFMGNTQKSVAYMLKHSHFYEPLPDKYIDSAFLDRIHAFNPGWEVQPVRHELFCTGYGFVVDYIAEVLKHLRTEDYTGLYKAHFEISSEVSTRDLTGFEKTFSGLMKIIHPDGKAAPEEIAELLEFAMECRRRVREQILRIDDTFKANDFAYRPVAGGEAVTVLTPEERQYPQFAGHRPPTAATQPAEPEASDPAVAADFAQQAAHPAEADATPVPAFSEPPLKPLLQERHLVVPENAKGWSYRRLFGDYLVGATQITVVDPYIRAFHQIRNLVEFLRMVNELTPEGDEVAVHLITAAESESKEKLEKQMENLGQVQDSFAETATPFSFEFSASPNFHARSIRTDTGWKITLDRGLDIFQWFESSAFNAATTLQEARMTKGCEVSFIRQLRTEV, from the coding sequence ATGGCGCCTGAAGCACCCAGCCCCCTGGACCAGAAGATCCTTGAGCATTTCCCTGGCCTGGTGGTGCGCAAGGACCTCACCACCGAGCTCAAGCAGAACGCCGTGGTGCCCACCTACGTGCTCGAGTACTTGCTTGGGCAGCACTGCGCGACCGACGATCCGGCCCAGATCAGCGAAGGGCTGGAGTCGGTCCGACGCATCCTCGCTAAGCACTACGTGCACCGCAACCAGGCGGAACTGGTGAAATCCACGATCAAAGAGCGCGGTACCCACAAGGTGATCGACAAGCTCACCGTGGAGCTCAACGAGAAGGGCGGCTTCTACGAGGTGGAGTTCACAAACCTCGGGCTCAAGAAAGTCCCAATCGACGTTGACTTCATCAAGCGCTACCCCAAGTTGCTGGTGGGTGGTATCTGGGCCATCACCGATGTGGAGTACGAGCTTCCGGCCGACCCCAAGGCCAGCCCCTGGCAGATCTCATCGGTCAAGCCGATCCAGGTGGCCGGCGTAGATCAAGAGGAATTCTTAGCCGCCAGAGCGAAGTTCAGCACCGACGAGTGGATGGACGTGCTAATGCAAAGCGTGGGCTTCAACCCCGAGCCCTTCACGAGGCGGGGCAAGCTGCTCACCTTGATCCGGCTGATCCCCTTCTGCGAGCGCAACTACAACCTGCTGGAGCTGGGCCCGAAGGGCACGGGTAAGTCGCACGTTTACGCCGAGTTCTCGCCCCACGGCATGTTGATCTCTGGCTCAGAGGTCACCGCCCCCAAGCTGTTTGTGAGCAATGCCAACGGCAAGATTGGCCTGGTGGGCTATTGGGACTGCATCTGTTTCGACGAGTTTGCCGGCAAGGACAAGAAGGTCGACAAGACGCTGGTCGACATCATGAAGAACTACATGGCCAACCGCACCTTCTCGCGGGGCATCGAGCAGCTCACAGCGGAAGCCTCGATGGTGTTCATGGGCAACACCCAGAAGTCGGTTGCCTACATGCTCAAGCACTCCCACTTCTACGAGCCCCTGCCCGATAAGTACATCGATTCGGCCTTCCTCGATCGCATCCACGCCTTCAATCCAGGCTGGGAGGTGCAGCCGGTGCGCCATGAGCTGTTCTGCACCGGCTATGGCTTTGTGGTGGATTACATCGCCGAAGTGCTCAAGCACCTGCGCACCGAGGACTACACCGGCCTCTACAAAGCCCACTTCGAGATCAGCTCGGAGGTATCAACCCGCGATCTAACGGGCTTTGAGAAGACGTTCTCCGGCCTGATGAAGATCATCCACCCCGATGGCAAGGCCGCACCCGAGGAGATCGCTGAGCTGCTGGAGTTCGCCATGGAGTGCCGCCGCCGGGTGCGGGAGCAGATCCTGCGCATCGACGACACCTTCAAGGCCAACGACTTTGCCTATCGTCCTGTTGCCGGCGGCGAAGCCGTCACCGTGCTTACGCCCGAGGAGCGCCAATATCCCCAGTTCGCGGGGCATCGACCCCCAACAGCTGCGACTCAGCCGGCTGAGCCGGAGGCTTCAGATCCCGCAGTGGCGGCAGATTTCGCTCAGCAGGCTGCGCACCCCGCTGAAGCCGACGCCACACCGGTACCAGCCTTCAGTGAACCCCCATTGAAACCACTGCTGCAGGAGCGACATCTGGTGGTGCCCGAAAACGCCAAGGGCTGGAGCTACCGGCGTCTCTTTGGCGATTACCTGGTCGGTGCCACGCAGATCACCGTGGTGGATCCCTACATCCGCGCCTTCCACCAGATCCGCAACCTGGTGGAGTTTCTCCGGATGGTGAACGAGCTCACCCCAGAAGGTGACGAGGTGGCCGTTCACCTCATCACGGCTGCCGAGTCTGAAAGCAAGGAGAAGCTGGAGAAGCAGATGGAGAATTTAGGCCAGGTGCAGGATTCCTTCGCGGAGACGGCCACGCCGTTCAGCTTTGAGTTTTCAGCCAGCCCAAACTTCCACGCCCGCAGCATTCGCACCGACACCGGCTGGAAGATCACACTCGACCGCGGGCTCGACATCTTCCAGTGGTTCGAAAGCTCAGCCTTCAATGCCGCCACCACACTTCAGGAGGCGCGAATGACGAAGGGGTGTGAGGTGAGTTTTATTCGGCAGTTGAGGACGGAGGTCTAA
- a CDS encoding AbrB family transcriptional regulator: MLTGTELLAKVKELGDVSKSELVRECGYVSTKKDGSERLNFTAFYEALLGAKGVSLGTDGSGRGTGKGGRKLSYTTKIQFNGNLLVGKAYTAMLDLKPGDEFEIQLGKKQIRLVPVGGHDEEE, translated from the coding sequence ATGCTCACCGGTACAGAGTTGCTCGCCAAAGTCAAAGAGCTTGGTGATGTCTCCAAATCAGAGCTCGTGCGTGAGTGCGGCTATGTGAGCACCAAGAAGGATGGCTCTGAACGCCTTAACTTCACGGCGTTCTATGAAGCCCTGCTCGGCGCCAAGGGCGTCAGCCTGGGCACCGATGGCTCGGGGCGAGGCACGGGCAAAGGCGGCCGCAAGCTGAGTTACACCACCAAGATCCAGTTCAACGGCAACCTGCTGGTGGGCAAGGCCTACACGGCCATGCTGGATCTCAAGCCCGGCGATGAGTTTGAGATCCAGCTGGGCAAAAAGCAGATCCGCCTGGTGCCGGTTGGTGGCCACGACGAAGAGGAGTGA
- a CDS encoding methyltransferase domain-containing protein, with translation MASSNWDQRYLEGSDRWELGRPAPPLEAFLRTGRQAPQPPGRVMVPGCGRGHEAAMLAELGYEVIGLDFSSEAIQRAQALHGSDRAQLRWLQADLFDGGALAAAGITTGSLQGLLEHTCFCAIDPAQRGAYLDTARRLLAPGGWLLGLFWCHGRPDGPPWGSDPALLEQQLTAAGFCQELWEPALGSAPERDNEWLGLWRC, from the coding sequence ATGGCCTCATCGAACTGGGACCAGCGCTACCTCGAGGGCAGTGATCGCTGGGAGCTGGGCAGGCCGGCACCGCCGCTGGAAGCCTTTCTACGCACCGGCCGCCAAGCGCCCCAACCACCGGGCCGGGTGATGGTGCCCGGCTGCGGCCGGGGCCATGAGGCGGCCATGCTCGCTGAACTGGGCTACGAGGTGATCGGGCTGGACTTCAGCAGTGAGGCCATCCAGCGCGCCCAGGCGCTGCACGGTTCCGATCGCGCCCAGTTGCGCTGGCTACAGGCCGATCTCTTCGATGGGGGAGCGCTGGCGGCAGCCGGCATCACCACCGGCAGCCTGCAGGGCTTGCTGGAGCACACCTGCTTCTGCGCGATTGATCCAGCCCAGCGCGGCGCCTATCTCGACACCGCGCGGCGGTTGCTCGCCCCCGGTGGCTGGTTGCTGGGCCTGTTCTGGTGCCACGGGCGGCCGGATGGCCCCCCGTGGGGCAGCGACCCAGCGCTGCTGGAGCAGCAGCTAACGGCGGCCGGATTTTGCCAGGAGCTCTGGGAGCCGGCCCTGGGCTCGGCCCCCGAGCGCGACAACGAATGGCTGGGGCTCTGGCGATGCTGA
- a CDS encoding UvrD-helicase domain-containing protein, whose amino-acid sequence MPTATPEQQRVIDWVAQGQGNALVSSVAGSGKSTLITQCANQIPLSQKVIILSFNKKIAQEMKSKLKTRIPNRFPGDQNDWKHTQAATLNSVGVRLIANHYKYRINPPRDINENKEKIDDVIAALTDELFDRRTQRYLEQLDAYKRSALYPLGTPPVKPKRRPCYSAVTGLLRLSRASLYRPTQPPGSDLKPGSDLKEIIAFYGIEINVQLDLDWAVQALQRIETKTVARFNESHQITLDEQIYMPWALDLHDPFPWDWIFVDECQDLSPLRIDLLRRLSIPTTRFLFVGDNDQSIYGWTGADPRCFDRIKSEFSPSTFELTSTFRCSLAVTELAQKYVPKITPFEGNLKGEVLKYPNGGPLPELKAGDAVLSRLKSGLINIAIRLIRGGCKFQGFDNLLDENILDLLQRIYEEQNDALNVPERLSRVAIVIETDIDLNGCSAEKVELYDLSVALKGLSEAFPGIRDFSGLRQQLHQVCKGTSEGPLLSTIHKQKGAEFNNVLIVDFSLLPLVWPGQQDWEFEQELNLVYVAITRAKDKLYLYDLVLSPATSAGVPLATRQRVVNSEQVQEASERLLAACADVNFVSGAARDAVPLFMWESSFVRFVPGHQFQHGVRLYQVVSRDGNIVIAINLNTLHAKVFAMFPRDRMDNVPEEKLISCLDDFLATCPDPTNPPRGVFVSAGVSNPDEIRAEWRSLCKRWHPDINSSPVASEVMMFINQMYAKAKAIE is encoded by the coding sequence ATGCCAACCGCTACACCAGAACAACAAAGGGTTATTGATTGGGTGGCTCAAGGCCAAGGCAACGCTTTGGTCTCATCCGTTGCGGGATCGGGCAAGTCGACCCTGATCACGCAGTGCGCCAACCAGATTCCACTGAGCCAGAAGGTGATAATTCTCTCCTTCAACAAGAAGATTGCTCAGGAGATGAAATCGAAGCTGAAGACCAGGATTCCCAACCGTTTTCCGGGAGATCAGAACGACTGGAAACATACGCAAGCCGCTACGCTAAACAGTGTCGGTGTGCGATTGATTGCCAACCACTACAAGTACCGCATTAACCCGCCTCGCGACATCAATGAAAACAAAGAGAAGATAGATGACGTCATTGCTGCCTTGACCGATGAGCTCTTTGATCGGAGGACTCAGCGGTATCTTGAGCAGCTCGATGCATATAAGAGATCGGCGCTTTATCCGCTTGGTACGCCGCCCGTCAAGCCCAAGCGCAGGCCCTGTTACTCAGCGGTCACTGGTTTATTGCGCCTGAGCCGCGCCAGTCTCTATCGGCCAACGCAGCCACCCGGAAGTGACCTCAAACCCGGAAGTGACCTCAAAGAGATCATTGCTTTCTACGGAATCGAGATCAACGTACAGCTGGATCTCGACTGGGCCGTACAGGCTTTGCAAAGGATCGAAACCAAAACAGTTGCACGCTTTAACGAGAGCCATCAGATCACGCTCGATGAGCAGATCTACATGCCTTGGGCCTTGGATCTGCATGATCCCTTCCCGTGGGACTGGATCTTTGTTGATGAATGCCAAGACTTGAGCCCGCTAAGGATTGACCTGCTTAGGCGGCTCAGCATTCCAACGACTCGCTTTCTCTTTGTAGGAGATAACGATCAGAGCATCTATGGATGGACAGGTGCGGATCCTCGCTGCTTTGACAGGATCAAGAGCGAGTTCTCGCCATCCACCTTTGAGCTCACATCAACTTTTCGTTGCTCCCTCGCCGTTACTGAGTTGGCACAGAAATATGTTCCCAAGATCACTCCCTTTGAGGGCAACCTCAAGGGTGAGGTGCTCAAGTATCCCAATGGTGGTCCCCTTCCTGAACTGAAGGCAGGCGATGCCGTCTTGAGCCGGCTCAAGTCTGGGCTCATCAATATTGCGATTCGACTGATCCGAGGTGGCTGCAAGTTCCAGGGATTTGACAATCTTCTTGATGAAAATATCCTAGACTTGCTGCAGCGTATCTATGAAGAGCAAAACGATGCGCTGAATGTTCCCGAACGATTAAGCAGGGTTGCGATTGTCATCGAAACCGACATTGATCTCAATGGCTGCTCAGCAGAGAAGGTAGAACTCTATGACCTCTCGGTTGCCTTAAAAGGTCTATCAGAGGCCTTTCCGGGTATTCGCGACTTCTCTGGCCTGCGTCAGCAGTTGCATCAGGTTTGCAAGGGAACCAGTGAGGGGCCGCTACTCAGCACAATTCACAAGCAGAAGGGTGCCGAATTCAATAACGTCCTGATAGTTGACTTTAGCCTTCTCCCTTTGGTTTGGCCGGGTCAACAAGACTGGGAGTTTGAACAAGAGCTGAATCTTGTCTATGTTGCTATTACTAGGGCAAAGGACAAGCTCTACCTTTACGATCTAGTCCTAAGCCCGGCAACGTCAGCCGGTGTTCCGCTGGCGACCAGGCAGCGGGTTGTCAATTCTGAGCAGGTCCAAGAAGCGTCCGAGCGCCTCTTGGCTGCTTGTGCTGATGTCAACTTTGTCAGCGGAGCTGCACGTGATGCCGTTCCACTATTCATGTGGGAATCGAGCTTTGTTCGCTTTGTGCCAGGGCATCAATTCCAACATGGCGTCCGGCTCTATCAGGTGGTTTCGCGTGACGGGAATATCGTGATCGCCATCAATCTCAATACACTACACGCCAAGGTCTTCGCGATGTTCCCGCGCGATCGAATGGACAATGTTCCAGAAGAAAAGCTGATCTCATGTCTGGATGACTTTTTGGCTACATGTCCTGACCCAACGAATCCTCCTCGAGGGGTCTTCGTTTCTGCAGGCGTCAGTAATCCAGATGAGATTCGCGCCGAATGGCGAAGCCTATGCAAGCGTTGGCACCCCGACATCAACTCTTCGCCAGTGGCATCTGAAGTCATGATGTTCATCAACCAGATGTACGCCAAGGCGAAAGCCATAGAATAG
- a CDS encoding winged helix-turn-helix domain-containing protein, producing the protein MPEIPKFHEFMRPLLEVLQEQGELSRIDAIEAVIEKMGITDEQMSITQESNGKPLVRGRIGWASSYLRVAGALVGPKRGFFASPGFRKDVTPLIHPSGGLRT; encoded by the coding sequence ATGCCTGAAATTCCCAAATTTCACGAGTTCATGCGACCTTTGCTTGAGGTGCTTCAAGAGCAAGGAGAGTTGTCCCGCATTGATGCAATTGAAGCTGTCATTGAAAAAATGGGCATCACAGATGAACAGATGTCTATTACACAAGAGAGCAATGGCAAGCCTCTCGTGCGAGGCCGAATCGGCTGGGCATCATCCTACCTACGGGTTGCCGGGGCCCTTGTGGGTCCCAAGCGAGGATTCTTTGCCTCCCCCGGTTTCAGGAAAGATGTCACCCCTTTGATCCATCCATCCGGGGGCTTGAGGACATGA
- a CDS encoding AAA family ATPase, with protein MALRCHLLIGQPASGKTTLAKALAPLLTGPGEAPALVLSTDVIRAEVFGDAAVQGPWLDIQQRLHQRIQEAVAARTPVIVDATHARRPWRLAITQALPLPAPVEWIGWWLYTDLPTSLEWNSQRQRAVPVPVIQEMAAALADPHFGPCRAEGFAAICAVVPTHHGELMPVLQAELAGLDRRIRSATNRERKLQRHGYSRLLDLERLLFLIKLLSTWPDLAATDPASAEELEAILSPLPEGDLADRAAAFLGRIHGACYADATAIRGDLAWLEANGFCSAVPSAAPIQLAPIPTAQRAGGAIHGGLPPMGDGPVFLRVMTLLRHLLQVPFDRPAGRGANLHQHLIAATESIPGAYLPGETATLRKDLEKILTPYGFRNRNDNVRHGYCLGTAVLSPTRLRELYNVVRQSAGRLADPSAQNLLAELDERLGWSGISADGLPPVRSYARHAVVDTKLVRRDSLAAPRRAEAIEAAIVEHRRVLLQRYPGVGSFEGSPDGELRVWPLQLIFHNVGWYLLYEEDQVGYGQGLLRSERLDRLALRNSHSDLRRSSDEHVAAVNRLERLLHHCGGIFFGGDLDQQLAVASSSAQRRTQALVTLRFSCAPWAFSFIREGLQRYPIEHTRFSKPLAGDSWWHHPKAPHVLEPGSPSDTHPYPVELDLPSWTVAADIDLRSWLFAFGGGIRIESPDALRQELLQRCREAIGANGDGPADQSPEAQQISGNRRFFPSRLRRD; from the coding sequence ATGGCGCTGCGCTGCCACCTGCTGATCGGCCAGCCCGCCAGCGGCAAAACCACCCTCGCCAAGGCCCTGGCGCCCTTGCTCACTGGCCCCGGTGAGGCCCCTGCGCTGGTGCTCTCCACCGACGTGATCCGCGCCGAAGTCTTTGGTGATGCGGCGGTGCAGGGTCCCTGGCTTGACATCCAGCAGAGGCTGCATCAGCGCATTCAAGAGGCTGTGGCTGCGCGCACTCCGGTGATCGTCGATGCCACCCATGCCCGCCGCCCCTGGCGGCTGGCGATCACCCAAGCATTGCCGCTGCCTGCGCCAGTGGAATGGATTGGCTGGTGGCTCTACACCGACCTGCCCACCTCCTTGGAGTGGAACAGCCAGCGCCAGAGGGCCGTGCCGGTGCCAGTGATCCAGGAGATGGCCGCTGCCCTTGCCGATCCCCATTTCGGGCCGTGCCGGGCGGAGGGGTTTGCGGCGATCTGCGCTGTGGTGCCAACCCATCACGGCGAGCTGATGCCGGTGCTGCAGGCCGAACTGGCCGGGCTGGATAGGCGCATCCGCTCCGCCACCAACCGCGAACGCAAGCTGCAGCGCCATGGCTACTCGCGCCTGCTCGATCTCGAGCGGCTGCTGTTCCTGATCAAGCTGCTGAGCACCTGGCCCGATCTGGCCGCCACTGATCCGGCCAGCGCCGAGGAGCTGGAGGCGATCCTCTCGCCCCTGCCAGAAGGAGACCTGGCGGATCGCGCTGCTGCCTTTCTGGGCCGCATCCATGGCGCCTGCTACGCCGATGCCACCGCCATCCGTGGCGATCTGGCCTGGCTGGAGGCCAATGGCTTCTGCAGTGCGGTGCCCAGTGCGGCGCCGATTCAGCTGGCGCCGATCCCCACAGCTCAGCGCGCAGGGGGCGCCATCCATGGCGGCCTGCCGCCGATGGGTGATGGGCCGGTGTTCCTGCGGGTGATGACCCTGCTGCGCCACCTGCTGCAGGTGCCCTTTGATCGACCCGCAGGGCGTGGCGCCAACCTGCACCAGCACCTGATCGCCGCCACCGAATCCATCCCCGGCGCCTACCTACCTGGCGAAACGGCGACGTTGCGTAAGGACCTCGAAAAGATCCTCACCCCATACGGCTTCCGCAACCGCAATGACAACGTGCGCCACGGCTACTGCCTCGGCACGGCCGTGCTCTCACCAACCCGTCTACGGGAGCTATACAACGTGGTGCGCCAGAGCGCCGGCCGGCTGGCGGATCCCTCGGCCCAGAACCTGCTGGCCGAACTCGACGAACGGTTGGGCTGGTCGGGGATCAGCGCCGACGGGCTGCCGCCGGTGCGCAGCTACGCCCGCCATGCGGTGGTCGACACCAAACTGGTGCGGCGCGATTCGCTGGCGGCACCTAGGCGGGCAGAAGCCATTGAGGCGGCGATTGTGGAACACCGGCGGGTGCTGCTGCAGCGCTACCCCGGCGTGGGCAGCTTTGAAGGCAGCCCCGATGGCGAGCTGCGGGTGTGGCCGCTGCAGCTGATCTTCCACAACGTGGGCTGGTATCTCCTCTACGAGGAAGACCAGGTGGGCTATGGGCAGGGGCTGCTCCGCAGCGAACGGCTGGATCGCCTGGCCCTGCGCAACAGCCATAGCGACCTGCGCCGCAGCAGTGACGAGCATGTTGCTGCGGTGAACCGGCTGGAGCGCTTGCTGCACCACTGCGGCGGCATCTTCTTCGGGGGCGATTTGGACCAACAGCTGGCGGTGGCCAGCAGCTCAGCCCAGCGCCGCACCCAGGCATTGGTGACCCTGCGCTTTAGCTGCGCTCCCTGGGCGTTTTCCTTCATCCGTGAGGGCCTGCAGCGCTACCCGATCGAGCACACCCGCTTCTCCAAACCGCTGGCCGGCGATAGCTGGTGGCACCACCCCAAGGCACCGCATGTGCTCGAACCTGGCAGCCCCAGCGACACCCATCCCTACCCGGTGGAGCTGGATCTACCCAGCTGGACCGTGGCTGCCGACATCGATCTACGCAGCTGGCTGTTTGCCTTTGGCGGCGGCATCCGCATTGAAAGCCCTGATGCGCTCAGGCAGGAGCTGCTGCAGCGTTGCCGGGAGGCGATTGGGGCCAATGGCGACGGGCCTGCCGATCAATCCCCAGAAGCACAGCAGATCAGCGGCAACCGCCGCTTCTTCCCGAGCCGACTGCGCCGCGACTGA